The following are encoded in a window of Ignavibacteriales bacterium genomic DNA:
- the purE gene encoding 5-(carboxyamino)imidazole ribonucleotide mutase — protein MEIKNPIIGILMGSDSDLPVMKEASEICKQFEIPYEVKIISAHRTPNLLAEYATSAKERGIKVIIAGAGGAAHLPGVVAAFTTLPIIGVPIQSKSLNGIDSLLSIVQMPTGVPVATVAIGGGKNAGILAAQIIAIGDNALSEKLNDYKKKLAEDSKAKNKSLENL, from the coding sequence ATGGAAATTAAAAATCCAATTATTGGGATTTTAATGGGGAGCGATTCAGACCTGCCAGTAATGAAAGAAGCATCTGAAATTTGCAAACAGTTTGAAATTCCATATGAAGTGAAAATTATTTCTGCCCACAGAACACCGAACCTCTTAGCAGAATATGCTACATCAGCCAAAGAAAGAGGAATTAAAGTGATAATTGCCGGCGCAGGCGGTGCTGCACATTTACCTGGTGTTGTAGCAGCTTTTACAACTTTACCTATCATTGGTGTACCAATTCAAAGTAAATCATTAAATGGTATAGATTCTTTGCTATCAATTGTTCAAATGCCAACAGGTGTTCCTGTTGCTACAGTTGCAATTGGTGGAGGAAAAAATGCAGGTATACTTGCAGCCCAAATTATTGCAATAGGTGATAACGCACTTTCTGAAAAGTTGAATGATTATAAAAAGAAATTAGCGGAGGATTCGAAAGCAAAGAATAAGAGTCTGGAGAATCTTTAA
- a CDS encoding endonuclease domain-containing protein — MTRHYNKSTEKEKRRSLRNNSTYGEKLLWVYIRKRQVCDERFLREYSVDKYVIDFYCPDLHLAIEIDGPTHFENNEAIEYDRRRQSYLENYNIKFLRYTDDEVKGNLDKVLKKIEEEVIKRQKEKQKNK; from the coding sequence ATGACTAGACACTACAACAAAAGCACAGAAAAAGAAAAGAGAAGGAGTTTAAGAAATAACTCAACGTATGGAGAAAAATTATTGTGGGTGTACATCCGTAAAAGACAAGTATGTGACGAAAGGTTTTTGCGTGAGTATAGCGTAGATAAATATGTGATTGATTTTTATTGTCCTGATTTACACCTTGCAATAGAAATTGACGGACCGACTCATTTTGAAAATAATGAAGCAATTGAGTATGACAGAAGAAGACAAAGTTATTTGGAAAATTATAACATTAAATTCCTAAGATATACGGATGATGAAGTAAAAGGAAATTTAGATAAGGTATTAAAGAAAATAGAAGAAGAAGTAATAAAAAGACAAAAAGAAAAACAAAAAAATAAATGA
- a CDS encoding ubiquitin-like protein Pup: protein MNRRQLNKKRMYFAVNGTLKDNSVIVDAKVKLKEYHQKLQSKLTELDKAEVIINKAAAGVTKTKNDLKLELIKTFLPLKAVLNSYGTEKKRNDILALVKISESDLKKMNDTQLTGRISSVLVAAKEVLTELADYEIDADVITGIQSASDLFSGAIDKMGGGESQESSARDEVDKLFDEIDEILNEHLDSFVEMLREKEPNFYNAYYSARVIKDLGGSHGVEEGNKTVETTTDNK from the coding sequence ATGAACAGGCGACAATTAAACAAAAAGCGGATGTACTTTGCTGTTAACGGTACTTTAAAAGATAATTCTGTTATTGTTGATGCAAAGGTGAAATTAAAGGAATATCATCAAAAGCTGCAGAGTAAATTAACAGAGCTTGATAAAGCAGAGGTAATAATAAATAAGGCTGCTGCAGGCGTAACTAAAACTAAGAATGATCTTAAGCTTGAGCTTATAAAAACATTCCTGCCGTTAAAAGCAGTATTAAATTCCTATGGAACGGAAAAGAAAAGGAACGATATACTTGCATTAGTAAAGATATCTGAATCGGATCTAAAAAAAATGAATGATACACAATTAACTGGCAGGATAAGTTCTGTGCTTGTGGCTGCTAAAGAAGTATTAACGGAACTTGCGGATTATGAAATTGACGCGGATGTAATAACCGGAATACAGTCTGCATCCGATTTATTTAGCGGTGCAATTGATAAAATGGGTGGAGGAGAGTCGCAGGAATCCAGCGCAAGAGATGAGGTTGATAAATTATTTGATGAGATAGATGAAATATTAAATGAGCACCTTGATAGCTTTGTTGAAATGCTAAGAGAGAAAGAGCCGAATTTTTATAATGCGTATTACTCAGCAAGAGTAATAAAGGATTTAGGCGGAAGCCACGGTGTAGAAGAGGGAAACAAAACGGTGGAAACGACAACAGATAATAAATGA
- a CDS encoding right-handed parallel beta-helix repeat-containing protein encodes MKEIIFSLILISSIFFGQKLDVSGIIPADDERVLITKKIEEINYYLLKRSSKKTLQKSNSNSYLHLSEADITNIQNLNDDIKMIKLISYNKEDKGYVVNCRVIYNIEGHRTQEQATISFDKNKNWKSVNNKILNEIKNQKIVASGSTYKTRGINNINDVTEAQIKVTGYTYRGWPLYEYEGEDIMQIDRYVTENYLDRTLFAPGASLDMGGYLMGYNGNEVSAVTFYLDKSWERIVYAEDNYGSYGAIKSFGDGNGNWYFNRPQALCVSDNCCVFVLDRTDYDPRVVKLSYSGGLLSLANSNFVNQNYLSSPVDIEYSNGYIFVSDAGRQSILVFNANDGSLYNEIKYLMLNGQQQPIGNPQKICIDGMNIVYIDGNICIYGAWQPGTSVINCIQKTIFPPQYRLEDIGQDGTGSFIIADPNNGLLHKLNAYGEYICSNTIYSGYNPIFCSKSPANSSGIVTGIYIYAPWDYNLGIRKVMPGSNVIDITKNEDDYNFYINYLITGESYYEVYIQTPGGDQLLIEQSTSGTGEYHTTSVSKQDMIGGENKWIIKYKSIYPRPPYENVGDGWCSEEVSFFSKTYLSGVYNQGQMHFGGEIEVIDDVIFSGNCTAHFDDGTAVVKILPGKTITIIEEAAIHAIGASFIPKDTSKWGGIILNNNYGNSFSNCTFDGAYNHVKVYRNTNNNFDGCTFTNAATAGIYTYQGSATPVSFTVDNCSFTGNWIGIYAKYASGSITNNFFELNDFGLYMGQSRFDNFHNNYIRNNYSSGICIDYSSQAIWCNDIINNGGTQVYINGWSTACGSNNNIYVDGYQIDYPPNAYIRNFAYTYNCEEFCYVTQDWRSNYWGRSQIEDMYTWYLFAPMPWTIDYSDYCTSPVSNRVASVVENISKNTSPVIQEILTEGIAKSLGNETRIESYEKILLTISMLNNFPNSKFNSKRLIEIYFLQNQLEVKEHPEVKKTIMNIAKNKKERFEQFIDKKITLTEDEILSAKLTGEVSMLIEIDDMIKTKSFKEAINKSKQFEKYITNFDNQYALKSLKLDALQRDQKFDEGLEVINELKEMMKSIHVKTDFNTPMLNVLENELLSRTGRSKNTMFVKNTTGFSKATLEKEDIPLEFAMYKNFPNPFNPTTTITFSLPEESNVVIEVYDMTGKLVSLLAKGDYIAGEHFTRFDGSGLASGVYLVNSRITSKQASGKLYNFTQKIMLMK; translated from the coding sequence ATGAAAGAAATAATTTTTAGTTTGATACTTATATCAAGCATATTTTTTGGGCAAAAACTTGATGTAAGCGGAATAATACCGGCAGACGATGAAAGAGTATTGATTACAAAAAAAATTGAAGAGATAAATTATTATTTATTGAAGAGATCTTCTAAAAAGACTCTACAAAAAAGTAATTCTAATAGTTATCTTCATTTGAGTGAAGCGGATATTACTAATATACAAAATCTTAATGACGATATAAAAATGATTAAGTTGATAAGCTATAACAAAGAAGATAAAGGATACGTAGTAAATTGCAGGGTAATATACAATATAGAAGGACACCGAACGCAGGAGCAAGCAACAATATCATTTGATAAAAACAAAAACTGGAAAAGCGTAAACAATAAAATATTAAACGAAATTAAAAACCAGAAAATTGTAGCATCAGGCAGTACTTATAAAACACGGGGCATAAATAATATTAACGATGTAACAGAAGCACAGATAAAAGTAACAGGTTATACATACCGTGGTTGGCCTCTATATGAATATGAGGGGGAAGATATAATGCAAATAGATAGGTATGTTACAGAGAATTATCTTGACAGAACATTATTTGCTCCTGGTGCAAGCTTAGACATGGGCGGCTACTTAATGGGTTATAATGGAAATGAAGTTAGTGCAGTAACTTTTTATTTGGATAAATCATGGGAAAGAATAGTCTATGCGGAAGATAACTATGGTTCGTATGGGGCTATAAAATCTTTTGGTGATGGAAATGGTAACTGGTATTTCAACCGCCCACAAGCATTATGTGTTAGTGATAATTGCTGTGTATTTGTCTTAGATAGAACAGACTATGATCCAAGAGTAGTTAAATTAAGCTATTCAGGTGGATTACTGTCTTTAGCAAATTCAAACTTTGTAAATCAAAATTATCTTTCATCACCAGTAGATATTGAATATAGCAATGGTTATATATTCGTCTCCGACGCAGGTCGTCAATCAATTTTAGTATTTAATGCAAACGATGGAAGTCTTTACAATGAAATAAAATATCTAATGCTCAATGGTCAGCAGCAACCAATAGGAAATCCTCAAAAAATATGTATTGATGGAATGAATATAGTGTATATTGATGGAAATATCTGCATATATGGCGCTTGGCAACCAGGAACAAGTGTAATAAATTGTATACAAAAAACAATATTTCCACCACAATACCGGTTAGAAGACATTGGACAGGACGGTACAGGCTCTTTCATTATTGCAGATCCAAATAATGGATTGCTCCACAAATTAAACGCATACGGTGAATATATCTGTTCAAATACAATTTATTCAGGATATAATCCAATATTTTGTTCTAAGTCCCCGGCAAATTCTTCTGGAATAGTAACTGGAATTTATATATATGCGCCATGGGATTATAACCTGGGAATAAGAAAAGTTATGCCTGGTTCCAATGTAATTGATATAACCAAAAATGAAGATGATTATAATTTTTATATAAATTATTTGATTACAGGTGAGAGTTATTATGAAGTGTACATACAAACACCAGGTGGTGATCAGTTACTAATCGAACAATCAACTTCAGGTACAGGTGAATACCATACTACTTCTGTCTCGAAACAAGATATGATTGGGGGAGAGAATAAATGGATAATAAAGTATAAGTCAATTTATCCAAGACCACCCTATGAAAATGTAGGTGATGGCTGGTGCAGCGAAGAAGTATCTTTTTTTTCAAAGACGTATTTAAGCGGTGTATACAATCAAGGTCAAATGCATTTTGGAGGTGAGATAGAAGTTATTGATGATGTTATTTTCTCTGGCAATTGTACTGCTCATTTTGATGATGGAACTGCAGTTGTAAAGATCTTACCAGGTAAAACAATAACAATAATAGAAGAGGCTGCAATCCATGCTATAGGTGCTTCGTTTATCCCAAAGGATACCAGCAAATGGGGCGGTATAATTTTAAATAATAATTATGGTAATTCTTTTAGTAATTGTACATTTGATGGAGCGTATAATCATGTAAAAGTATATCGTAATACTAATAATAATTTTGATGGTTGTACTTTTACAAATGCTGCTACAGCTGGAATTTATACTTATCAGGGTTCAGCAACGCCGGTAAGTTTTACAGTAGATAATTGTTCCTTCACTGGCAACTGGATAGGCATTTATGCCAAGTATGCAAGCGGTTCAATAACAAACAATTTTTTTGAGCTCAATGATTTTGGTCTGTATATGGGTCAATCAAGGTTCGATAATTTTCATAATAATTATATCCGCAATAACTATAGTTCAGGTATTTGTATTGATTATAGTTCACAGGCTATTTGGTGCAACGATATAATTAATAATGGTGGAACGCAAGTATACATTAATGGCTGGAGTACTGCCTGCGGAAGTAATAATAATATTTATGTGGATGGCTATCAGATAGATTACCCACCGAATGCTTATATACGTAATTTTGCATATACATATAATTGTGAAGAATTTTGTTATGTAACGCAGGATTGGCGATCTAATTATTGGGGCAGGAGCCAAATAGAGGACATGTACACATGGTACTTGTTTGCACCCATGCCATGGACAATAGATTATTCTGATTATTGTACCTCGCCTGTAAGTAATAGGGTAGCATCGGTTGTTGAGAATATTTCTAAAAATACTTCTCCTGTTATACAGGAAATTTTGACTGAAGGTATTGCAAAATCATTAGGAAATGAAACACGTATAGAATCTTATGAGAAAATTCTTCTGACAATAAGTATGCTTAATAATTTTCCTAATTCAAAATTCAACTCAAAGAGATTAATTGAAATTTACTTTTTGCAAAACCAGTTAGAAGTAAAAGAACACCCGGAAGTTAAAAAAACAATAATGAACATTGCAAAGAATAAAAAAGAAAGGTTTGAGCAATTTATTGATAAAAAAATAACTCTTACTGAAGATGAAATATTAAGCGCTAAACTAACAGGTGAAGTTTCTATGTTAATAGAGATCGACGATATGATAAAGACTAAAAGTTTTAAAGAAGCTATAAACAAATCAAAACAATTTGAAAAATACATTACTAATTTTGATAACCAGTATGCATTAAAGTCATTAAAATTAGACGCATTGCAAAGAGATCAAAAATTTGATGAAGGATTAGAAGTAATAAATGAGCTGAAGGAAATGATGAAATCAATACATGTAAAAACTGATTTCAATACACCGATGCTTAATGTATTAGAGAATGAGTTGTTATCCAGAACAGGCAGATCTAAAAATACAATGTTTGTAAAAAATACAACCGGTTTTAGCAAAGCAACTTTAGAAAAGGAGGATATTCCACTTGAATTTGCCATGTATAAGAACTTTCCAAATCCATTTAATCCAACTACAACAATAACATTTAGTCTACCGGAAGAGAGTAATGTAGTAATTGAGGTTTATGATATGACAGGAAAGCTTGTTAGTTTATTAGCAAAAGGAGATTACATTGCAGGAGAACATTTTACAAGATTTGATGGAAGCGGACTTGCAAGTGGAGTATATCTTGTTAACTCAAGGATTACTTCAAAACAAGCAAGCGGTAAATTATATAACTTCACACAAAAAATAATGTTGATGAAGTAA
- a CDS encoding O-antigen ligase family protein: MNYFLIIIISTIAFLFDNGVYLSNHTPKNFALITLVPLLLTFYFVWFLIKNKKQAITFSIIEALLVLRLVWMVVTNPQFLTHPSNLSFWILLSLTLLTLLTRQIINAKGNDTPIKYFIRTIWVTGIIQALIGYWQLLISPPYAPQFMKTPLAGTIGTANGYGLFLALSLAALAIEFIMQKEKIYRMILLFFIVLLLTALFINGSRGAMLGLFASAMLIVIFLIITKEKASGKLSERKKYLYVITGLILLTITTTVLFLLIIQNSESTKGRLFVWKVSLPMLVEHPAIGVGQGKFAIEYLNYQAKFFNRSENRIYFYKAANLKQAHNEFFQAFCETGIFGGIIFLAIWLFALWQLFKNIGGKSGTNTFIYIGSTAMLLTILVHGLVDTTLHVLPISVAAYIILGLIPTKKFTYELQLRRFNLRFLVVSLLIIFTSIVLYKSINQYQGYYHWKKGVQAVGYRSWYTAEIQYQKALEKLEEQGELQFHLGSAFVMDGNYVEGINLLKESLSNFNDRNIYLSISYGYLKTGGYGEAEKYAKKALSMFPDHLAPHLLLGEIYFYQKRIEESKASLLKCINRQTEIQSYETGKISNDAQILWNKFYK; encoded by the coding sequence ATGAACTATTTTTTAATAATTATTATATCAACAATAGCTTTCTTATTTGATAATGGTGTATATCTATCCAACCACACTCCAAAGAATTTTGCGCTAATAACATTAGTCCCGCTTTTACTTACATTTTATTTCGTCTGGTTTTTAATAAAGAATAAAAAACAAGCAATAACTTTTTCAATCATAGAAGCTTTATTGGTTTTAAGATTGGTATGGATGGTTGTAACTAACCCGCAATTTTTAACTCACCCAAGCAATTTAAGTTTTTGGATATTGCTTTCTTTAACTCTGCTTACTTTGTTAACAAGACAGATAATAAATGCAAAAGGTAATGATACACCAATAAAATATTTTATCAGAACAATATGGGTAACGGGAATAATACAAGCGCTTATAGGTTACTGGCAGTTATTAATATCTCCGCCTTATGCGCCGCAGTTTATGAAAACCCCGCTGGCAGGGACAATAGGCACCGCTAACGGGTATGGATTATTCTTAGCGCTCTCTTTAGCTGCATTGGCAATTGAATTTATAATGCAGAAAGAAAAGATTTACAGGATGATACTTTTGTTTTTTATCGTATTGTTATTAACTGCTTTATTCATAAATGGAAGCAGGGGAGCAATGCTTGGGCTTTTTGCATCTGCAATGCTTATTGTAATATTTCTCATCATTACAAAAGAAAAAGCTTCAGGTAAATTATCAGAAAGGAAAAAATATTTGTATGTAATAACCGGCCTAATTTTATTAACTATAACCACCACAGTACTCTTCCTATTAATCATTCAGAATTCAGAATCAACAAAAGGAAGATTGTTCGTCTGGAAAGTATCTTTGCCAATGCTGGTTGAGCATCCAGCCATAGGTGTTGGTCAAGGAAAATTTGCAATTGAATATCTGAATTACCAGGCAAAATTTTTTAATCGATCTGAAAACAGAATATATTTTTATAAAGCAGCAAATTTAAAGCAGGCACACAATGAATTCTTTCAGGCATTTTGTGAAACCGGAATATTTGGAGGAATAATATTCCTTGCAATCTGGTTATTTGCGTTGTGGCAATTGTTTAAAAATATCGGAGGGAAGTCCGGCACAAATACATTTATATACATCGGGTCAACTGCAATGCTTTTAACAATACTTGTCCATGGTTTAGTGGATACAACGTTGCACGTACTCCCAATTTCTGTTGCTGCATATATTATTTTAGGTCTTATCCCAACAAAAAAATTTACTTATGAATTACAGCTACGCAGATTTAATCTAAGATTTTTAGTTGTTAGTCTGTTAATCATATTCACAAGCATTGTTTTGTATAAAAGTATTAATCAGTATCAAGGTTATTACCACTGGAAGAAAGGAGTACAGGCAGTTGGATACAGAAGCTGGTATACTGCAGAAATTCAATATCAAAAAGCGCTGGAAAAATTAGAAGAGCAAGGCGAACTACAATTTCATCTTGGTTCCGCTTTTGTTATGGATGGAAATTATGTGGAAGGAATAAACCTGTTAAAGGAATCTTTAAGCAACTTTAACGATAGGAATATTTACCTTTCGATTAGTTATGGATATTTGAAAACAGGTGGATATGGAGAAGCGGAAAAATACGCTAAGAAAGCTTTATCTATGTTCCCGGATCATCTTGCACCGCATTTACTGCTGGGAGAAATCTATTTTTATCAAAAAAGAATAGAAGAATCGAAAGCTTCATTGTTGAAATGTATAAACAGGCAAACGGAAATTCAGTCTTATGAAACAGGAAAAATTTCTAATGATGCACAGATTCTGTGGAATAAATTTTATAAGTAA
- the nuoE gene encoding NADH-quinone oxidoreductase subunit NuoE, with protein MHSEIFSHYPPKDKSNLIGLLQEIQTIYGYLPESALQEISEFLGMPVSRIYGVATFYNQFRLKPLGKHVIRICRGTACHVKNSANILFAMETALGVKAGNTTRDKNFTLETVACIGACSIAPVINVDGDYYGRAEVKDIPKILKKYSSENVSEKKEEQTVSEQ; from the coding sequence ATGCATTCAGAAATATTTAGTCACTATCCTCCAAAAGATAAAAGCAATTTAATAGGACTTTTGCAAGAAATACAAACTATATATGGCTACCTTCCAGAATCTGCACTTCAGGAAATTTCTGAATTTTTAGGAATGCCAGTTAGCCGAATTTACGGTGTGGCTACATTTTATAATCAATTTAGATTGAAACCACTTGGTAAACATGTAATAAGAATTTGCCGCGGAACAGCATGCCATGTAAAAAATTCAGCTAACATTTTATTTGCCATGGAAACCGCTTTAGGAGTAAAAGCCGGAAATACTACTCGTGATAAAAATTTTACTTTAGAAACAGTAGCTTGTATTGGTGCATGTAGTATTGCACCAGTAATAAATGTTGATGGTGATTATTACGGCAGGGCTGAAGTTAAGGACATTCCAAAGATATTAAAGAAATATTCCAGTGAAAATGTTAGTGAAAAGAAAGAAGAACAAACTGTGAGTGAACAATGA
- a CDS encoding 4Fe-4S binding protein — protein sequence MNEDPFFKHQLKVVLENCGIINPDSIDAYIASGGFKGLSKVLRLMKPDTVVKEVLSSGLRGRGGAGFPTGKKWELALKQKAEVKYVICNADEGDPGAFMDRSVLESDPYRIVEGMIIAAYAIEATHGYIYCRAEYPLAIARLEKSIIECKKYSLLGKNILGSGFNFELKVKKGAGAFVCGEETALMASIEGKRGMPKPRPPFPAESGLFGKPTIINNVETFANVATIIKRGANWFSSIGTEKSKGTKVFALSGNIKNTGLVEIPMGVTLEEIVFTIGGGIPNNKLFKAVQIGGPSGGCLPDSVIKTPVDYESLKVVGAMMGSGGFVVMDEDTCMIDIAKFFLTFIQNESCGKCVPCREGTKRMLEIIERIPTSYKNTKDKLDQLQRFKGTMHLQRLADVIRDTSLCGLGQSAPNPVLSGLRYFKDEYESHLYDRKCPAGVCKELLTFTIDNSLCSGCGLCLKKCPNDAIVGDKGQAHYIVQDKCIQCGMCFETCRLKAISIN from the coding sequence ATAAACGAAGATCCTTTCTTTAAACATCAATTGAAAGTTGTGCTGGAAAATTGCGGTATAATTAATCCGGATTCAATTGATGCTTATATAGCTTCCGGCGGTTTTAAGGGATTAAGCAAAGTTCTCCGATTGATGAAACCTGATACAGTTGTAAAGGAAGTATTGTCCAGTGGATTACGCGGAAGAGGTGGTGCAGGATTTCCAACCGGAAAAAAATGGGAATTAGCTCTTAAACAAAAAGCTGAAGTTAAATATGTAATATGCAATGCTGATGAAGGTGATCCTGGTGCATTTATGGATCGCTCTGTTCTTGAAAGCGATCCGTATAGGATAGTTGAAGGCATGATCATTGCGGCTTATGCAATTGAAGCGACACACGGCTACATCTATTGCCGTGCAGAATATCCTCTTGCTATTGCGAGATTAGAGAAATCGATTATTGAATGTAAAAAGTATAGCCTGCTTGGAAAAAATATTTTAGGCAGCGGTTTTAATTTTGAACTGAAGGTTAAAAAAGGAGCTGGTGCATTTGTTTGTGGTGAAGAAACAGCTTTGATGGCGTCGATAGAAGGGAAGCGTGGTATGCCTAAACCTCGTCCACCATTTCCTGCCGAATCTGGTTTATTTGGCAAACCAACAATCATTAATAATGTTGAAACTTTTGCAAACGTTGCTACAATAATTAAAAGAGGTGCTAATTGGTTTTCATCAATTGGAACTGAAAAAAGTAAAGGAACTAAAGTTTTTGCATTGAGCGGGAATATTAAAAATACCGGACTAGTTGAGATTCCAATGGGAGTTACTCTAGAAGAAATAGTTTTCACTATCGGTGGTGGAATCCCAAATAACAAATTATTCAAAGCAGTTCAAATTGGTGGTCCTTCAGGTGGTTGTTTACCGGATTCTGTAATTAAAACTCCGGTTGATTATGAATCACTTAAAGTGGTTGGCGCAATGATGGGATCAGGTGGATTTGTAGTTATGGACGAAGATACTTGTATGATTGATATTGCAAAATTCTTTTTAACATTTATTCAAAATGAATCTTGCGGTAAATGTGTTCCTTGCCGAGAAGGAACAAAAAGAATGCTTGAAATAATTGAACGCATTCCAACCAGCTACAAAAACACAAAAGACAAATTAGATCAGCTTCAAAGATTTAAAGGAACAATGCACCTTCAAAGATTGGCTGATGTAATTCGCGATACTTCGCTTTGCGGACTTGGTCAATCGGCTCCAAATCCAGTTCTTTCCGGATTACGTTATTTCAAGGATGAATATGAATCTCATCTTTACGATAGAAAATGCCCGGCGGGTGTTTGCAAAGAATTATTAACATTTACCATTGATAATAGTTTATGCAGTGGTTGTGGTTTATGCTTAAAGAAATGTCCGAATGATGCAATTGTTGGTGATAAAGGTCAGGCTCACTACATCGTTCAGGATAAATGTATTCAATGCGGTATGTGCTTTGAGACCTGCCGCTTAAAAGCTATTTCTATTAACTAA
- a CDS encoding NADH-dependent [FeFe] hydrogenase, group A6 — MVQLTINNIKVNAENGMTILDAAKSVGIHVPTLCHMKGLTPTGACRICVVEVEGQRGLIPSCAYPVYEGMVVETNSPRVRRSRKTIVELLVENHPQDCLICVRNKNCELQDLSEQYGLREHRYVGETRKHAIDISSASMERDPAKCILCGRCVRTCNEVQKVGAIDFTNRGFSTIVTTPYNKGLNISDCILCGQCILVCPTAALREKSSLKEVAYALQDKKKFVIAQVAPAVRASIGEEYNLPLGTNATGQLVTGLRRLGFDRVFDTNFAADLTIMEEGTELINRITNKKKLPMFTSCCPGWVKYIEQNKPNLLEHVSTCKSPHEMLGAVSKTYYAKKMGLDPKDVFVVSIMPCTVKKFESVRPELAEQHLQDVDQVLTTRELVRYFKMAGIDFNDLPEDKFDNPLGESTGAAAIFGTSGGVMEAALRTAYFKLTGTNLEKLEFEDIRGLDGIKETTVMVNGLELRIAVVNGIGNVGPILEELEKGESKYDFIEVMACPGGCINGGGQPIHSKPEKVMKRIKALYEIDSHSTHRRSHENEAVKIIYKEFFIEPNSHKAHEILHTSYTDRKKLLKEKIG, encoded by the coding sequence ATGGTTCAATTAACCATAAATAATATAAAAGTAAATGCTGAAAACGGAATGACGATATTAGATGCGGCTAAATCAGTTGGTATTCACGTTCCTACTTTATGTCATATGAAAGGATTAACCCCAACCGGTGCTTGTAGAATTTGTGTAGTTGAAGTTGAAGGGCAAAGAGGTTTGATTCCAAGTTGTGCATACCCTGTTTATGAAGGAATGGTTGTAGAAACAAATTCTCCGCGGGTTCGCCGTTCCCGTAAAACTATTGTTGAATTATTGGTAGAAAATCATCCACAGGATTGTTTGATATGCGTTAGAAATAAAAATTGTGAACTTCAGGATCTATCAGAACAATATGGTTTAAGAGAGCACAGATATGTTGGTGAAACCAGGAAACACGCTATTGATATTTCTTCTGCCTCGATGGAACGAGATCCTGCAAAATGTATTCTCTGCGGTCGCTGCGTAAGAACCTGTAATGAAGTTCAGAAAGTTGGTGCAATAGATTTTACAAACCGTGGATTTTCTACTATAGTTACAACACCATACAACAAAGGTTTAAATATTAGTGATTGCATTCTTTGTGGGCAATGTATTCTTGTTTGTCCAACAGCCGCTCTCAGGGAAAAAAGCTCGTTAAAGGAAGTTGCATATGCGCTTCAGGATAAAAAGAAATTTGTTATAGCCCAGGTTGCTCCTGCAGTTAGAGCTTCTATTGGTGAAGAGTACAACTTGCCTTTGGGCACAAATGCAACAGGACAATTAGTAACCGGTCTAAGACGATTAGGATTTGATCGAGTGTTTGATACAAACTTTGCTGCAGACCTAACCATAATGGAAGAAGGTACTGAGTTGATTAACAGAATTACTAATAAGAAAAAACTGCCAATGTTCACAAGCTGCTGTCCTGGATGGGTTAAGTATATTGAACAAAATAAACCAAACTTGCTTGAACATGTATCCACCTGCAAATCACCTCATGAAATGCTTGGAGCAGTTAGCAAAACTTATTACGCAAAAAAAATGGGATTAGATCCTAAAGATGTTTTTGTAGTTTCAATTATGCCTTGCACTGTTAAAAAGTTTGAATCAGTTCGACCGGAATTAGCTGAACAGCATTTACAGGATGTTGATCAGGTTCTAACAACAAGAGAGTTAGTACGATATTTTAAGATGGCTGGAATTGATTTTAATGATTTACCTGAAGATAAATTTGATAATCCGCTTGGTGAATCAACTGGTGCAGCAGCTATATTTGGAACATCAGGTGGTGTAATGGAAGCCGCTTTAAGAACTGCATACTTCAAACTAACAGGTACAAACTTAGAAAAACTTGAATTCGAAGATATACGTGGATTGGATGGTATTAAGGAAACAACTGTAATGGTTAATGGACTGGAATTACGTATTGCAGTTGTAAATGGAATTGGAAACGTGGGACCTATTCTGGAAGAATTAGAGAAAGGTGAAAGCAAATACGATTTTATTGAAGTGATGGCTTGCCCCGGTGGCTGTATAAACGGTGGTGGACAACCAATCCACAGTAAACCTGAGAAAGTGATGAAAAGAATTAAAGCTTTATATGAAATTGATTCACATTCTACACATCGCAGATCCCATGAAAATGAAGCAGTAAAAATCATTTACAAAGAATTCTTTATTGAACCAAACAGTCATAAAGCTCATGAGATTTTACATACTTCTTATACGGATAGAAAGAAATTGTTGAAAGAGAAAATAGGTTAA